The following proteins are co-located in the Trichormus variabilis 0441 genome:
- a CDS encoding NIL domain-containing protein, translated as MKKRVTLTFPKRAIQMPVTYVLAKEFNVAANIIRAQVAPNQIGKLVVELSGDIDQLDAAIEWMRSRHINVSLTLGEIVVDEDICVHCGLCTGVCPTEALTLHPETYKLTFTRSRCIVCEQCIPTCPVQAISTNL; from the coding sequence GTGAAAAAACGAGTTACCCTCACCTTTCCCAAACGTGCTATACAAATGCCTGTGACTTATGTGCTGGCGAAAGAGTTCAATGTGGCTGCGAATATCATCCGCGCTCAAGTTGCGCCTAATCAAATTGGCAAACTGGTAGTGGAACTGTCAGGAGATATTGATCAGTTAGATGCAGCTATTGAATGGATGCGATCGCGCCATATTAATGTTTCTCTAACTTTAGGGGAAATTGTTGTTGATGAAGATATATGTGTCCACTGTGGTTTATGTACTGGGGTTTGTCCTACAGAAGCCCTGACCTTGCACCCAGAAACATATAAATTAACATTCACGCGATCGCGCTGCATTGTCTGTGAGCAGTGTATTCCTACTTGTCCTGTACAAGCAATATCTACGAATCTTTAA
- a CDS encoding DUF3616 domain-containing protein codes for MVKFRPLQQVSLIFNNTFQQHREDISAILLTQEKHLWLGSDETATIERLYLVDGDKFSDHKQFRVAEFIDLPAPEDEEIDIEGLAYADNYLWFTGSHSYKRKNIKSDNTDEKNISRLAKVTSEENRYILGRIPLVKGQLFKSCSHPQDAGKRLVAAKLELIKQGNVLMSALADDQHLGFFVKAAIPGKDNGFDVEGLAVYENKVFLGLRGPVLRGWAIILEIALQDSQPGLMRLWESEKGGKTYKKHFVWLNGLGIRDLCLAGKDLLILAGPTMDLDGPVQVYRLENGVNLQENILNKPELVQEIPYGDRNDHAEGITLFEDVSGVPSILVVYDSPAQNRLVGDASVIADVFPLG; via the coding sequence ATGGTAAAATTCCGTCCGCTTCAACAAGTCAGTCTGATATTTAATAATACTTTTCAGCAACACAGGGAAGATATTTCGGCTATATTACTTACTCAAGAAAAGCATTTATGGCTTGGGTCGGATGAAACTGCCACTATTGAGCGTTTATATTTGGTTGATGGAGATAAATTTAGTGATCACAAACAATTTCGAGTGGCTGAATTTATTGATTTACCAGCACCAGAAGATGAAGAAATTGATATTGAAGGATTAGCTTATGCTGATAATTACCTGTGGTTCACAGGTTCTCATAGCTACAAGCGTAAAAATATTAAATCAGATAATACAGATGAGAAAAATATTTCTCGGTTAGCCAAAGTTACGTCGGAAGAGAATCGCTACATATTAGGACGAATTCCCCTTGTCAAGGGTCAATTATTTAAGTCTTGCTCTCATCCGCAAGATGCAGGTAAGCGGTTAGTTGCTGCAAAATTAGAGTTAATCAAGCAAGGAAATGTTTTGATGTCAGCTTTGGCTGATGATCAGCATTTAGGTTTCTTTGTCAAAGCTGCAATACCTGGTAAAGATAATGGCTTTGATGTTGAAGGTTTAGCTGTGTACGAAAACAAAGTTTTCTTGGGTTTACGTGGCCCTGTGTTGCGAGGTTGGGCGATTATTTTGGAAATTGCGCTACAAGATTCCCAGCCAGGTTTAATGAGACTATGGGAGTCTGAAAAAGGTGGAAAGACGTACAAAAAACATTTTGTTTGGTTGAATGGCTTAGGAATTCGTGACTTATGTCTGGCTGGAAAAGACTTGTTAATTTTAGCTGGGCCAACGATGGATTTAGATGGGCCTGTACAAGTTTATCGATTGGAAAATGGTGTAAATTTACAAGAAAATATTCTCAATAAACCAGAATTAGTCCAAGAAATTCCCTATGGCGATCGCAATGATCATGCTGAAGGTATAACATTATTTGAGGATGTATCCGGTGTACCTTCCATATTGGTAGTGTATGACTCTCCAGCCCAGAATAGACTAGTGGGTGATGCTAGCGTTATCGCTGATGTGTTTCCACTAGGTTAA
- a CDS encoding CHAD domain-containing protein, producing MTLATEPTVKTLGNYAYEAIQKHFKKTLKWEKAVKKDEDPEALHQMRVGMRRLRTAISRFDIALNLSKPASDKNIGKIARRLGNLRDLDVLKQTLETLYQPHLPEKEQKTLQKAFDALAKQRVSVLDKTQETLKDESYKSLKHTLEEWLEKPSYQPLASLPIKQVLPDLLLPEVSSFLLHPGLLVGTDIVDYEVKIITDWPADKIEQQLTTKGETIHSLRKQAKRLRYQMELFTELYDDSYATYITKIKSIQDILGNIQDSVVMGDWLVDVFKSDIHNQLPTLANLLAENRYQWWQQWQPLQEQYLKAENRHNFHLTILHPV from the coding sequence ATGACGTTAGCTACAGAACCAACGGTAAAAACTCTAGGAAACTACGCTTACGAAGCCATTCAAAAACACTTTAAGAAAACCTTGAAGTGGGAAAAAGCTGTTAAGAAAGATGAAGATCCAGAAGCATTACACCAAATGCGAGTAGGGATGAGACGCTTACGCACAGCTATTAGTAGATTTGACATAGCATTAAATTTATCAAAGCCCGCCAGTGATAAAAATATTGGTAAAATTGCCCGTCGGCTTGGTAATCTCCGGGACTTAGACGTATTAAAACAAACCTTAGAAACCCTTTATCAACCACATTTACCAGAAAAAGAGCAAAAAACTTTACAAAAAGCTTTTGACGCTTTAGCTAAACAACGAGTAAGTGTACTTGATAAAACCCAAGAAACATTGAAAGATGAGTCGTATAAGTCCTTAAAACATACATTAGAGGAATGGTTAGAAAAACCTAGCTATCAACCCTTAGCTTCTCTACCAATAAAGCAAGTATTACCAGATTTATTGTTACCTGAAGTAAGCAGTTTCTTGCTGCATCCTGGGTTATTAGTAGGAACCGATATTGTAGATTATGAAGTTAAAATTATTACTGATTGGCCAGCCGACAAGATAGAACAACAACTGACCACAAAAGGCGAAACTATTCATAGCTTAAGAAAACAAGCCAAACGCCTGCGCTACCAAATGGAATTATTTACTGAGTTATATGATGATTCTTATGCCACATACATTACAAAGATCAAAAGTATCCAAGATATTTTAGGTAACATTCAAGACAGTGTAGTGATGGGTGACTGGCTGGTAGATGTATTCAAGTCAGATATCCACAATCAATTACCAACACTTGCTAATCTACTAGCGGAAAATCGCTACCAGTGGTGGCAACAGTGGCAACCTTTACAAGAGCAGTACCTAAAAGCCGAGAATAGGCATAACTTTCATTTAACAATACTCCACCCTGTTTAG
- the mltA gene encoding murein transglycosylase A, whose translation MRKTLALFSLSLGITFFNPLQIAVSQVSPTAPPLKLVDIGTNCTPHHACLGWDEQLFSGHRGLKSDRQGLLNSIDNSLRYLETPKAVTAYDNYPIKEITRDRVRRSLRRFRQLVATAKSPAQLQAAVRREFAFYKSVGDDGQGTVKFTAYYAPIYQASRVRTAQYKYPIYRVPPDFEQWTKPHPKRVELEGVDGLLGEKSQLRGLEMFWLRDRFQAYMIHIQGSAKLNLTDGTQTSVGFVRGTDYPWTSIGRLLFQDGKLTKEELNMPGIIRYFRKSPQSMSNYLPRWERFIFFKETKGEPATGSISVPLVPERSIATDKSLMPPGALAVMNATFPYPGQRNQLIQRRVSRFVLDQDTGSAIKGPGRVDYFLGYGDLAGDRAGITVTTGSIYYLLLK comes from the coding sequence ATGAGAAAAACGCTGGCTTTGTTTTCCCTGAGTTTAGGAATCACCTTTTTTAACCCACTGCAAATTGCTGTAAGTCAGGTATCACCCACAGCACCACCTTTAAAACTTGTTGATATTGGTACTAACTGCACTCCTCATCATGCTTGCTTGGGTTGGGATGAGCAACTTTTTTCAGGACATAGGGGTTTAAAAAGCGATCGCCAAGGTCTATTAAACTCAATAGATAACAGTTTGCGTTACTTAGAAACTCCAAAAGCAGTTACAGCTTACGATAACTACCCAATTAAAGAAATTACCCGCGACAGAGTGCGTCGGAGTTTGCGGCGTTTTCGTCAGCTAGTGGCTACTGCTAAATCACCAGCACAATTACAAGCGGCGGTGCGGCGGGAGTTCGCTTTTTACAAGTCGGTTGGTGATGATGGACAGGGTACGGTCAAATTTACCGCCTACTACGCACCAATTTATCAAGCCAGTCGTGTACGCACTGCACAATATAAATATCCAATTTATCGAGTACCACCAGATTTTGAACAATGGACTAAACCCCACCCCAAACGGGTTGAATTAGAAGGGGTAGATGGTTTGTTGGGAGAAAAAAGCCAGCTACGGGGTTTAGAGATGTTTTGGTTACGCGATCGCTTTCAAGCATACATGATCCATATCCAAGGTTCTGCTAAACTCAACCTAACTGATGGGACTCAAACTAGTGTCGGTTTTGTACGCGGAACGGATTACCCTTGGACAAGTATCGGGCGGCTGCTGTTTCAAGATGGCAAACTAACTAAAGAAGAATTAAATATGCCGGGAATTATTCGCTATTTCCGCAAAAGTCCCCAGTCTATGAGTAATTATTTACCACGTTGGGAACGCTTCATTTTCTTTAAGGAAACTAAAGGTGAACCAGCTACAGGCAGTATCAGCGTGCCTCTTGTACCAGAACGTTCTATTGCCACAGATAAATCTCTCATGCCACCAGGAGCATTGGCTGTAATGAACGCAACATTTCCTTATCCCGGACAGCGTAATCAATTAATTCAGCGCAGAGTCAGCCGTTTTGTCCTGGATCAAGATACAGGTAGCGCCATTAAAGGCCCTGGCAGAGTAGATTATTTCCTTGGCTATGGTGACTTAGCAGGCGATCGCGCTGGCATTACCGTTACTACTGGTTCTATCTATTACCTACTACTAAAGTAA
- a CDS encoding type IV pilin-like G/H family protein: protein MLKPELQAKFLSHLSNRKNREEEGFTLIELLVVVIIIGVLAAIALPSLLGQVNKAKQSEARNYVGTVNRSQQAYYLEYQKFATNLDELQVGIRTQSENYQYTIAGGGTSAAQFKGTAYKAALKSYYGLVGTTQGSSATSEALTLAIACETAGPSQSVADVTTFGTTCAANFVSLAR, encoded by the coding sequence ATGCTCAAGCCAGAATTGCAAGCTAAATTCCTCAGCCACCTCAGCAACCGTAAGAACAGAGAAGAAGAAGGTTTTACCTTAATTGAATTGCTAGTTGTAGTAATTATTATCGGTGTACTTGCGGCGATCGCGTTACCTTCGCTACTTGGACAGGTAAACAAAGCCAAACAGTCAGAAGCGAGAAACTACGTAGGTACAGTCAACCGTTCTCAACAAGCTTACTACCTAGAATACCAAAAGTTTGCTACCAACCTTGACGAATTACAAGTAGGTATTAGAACTCAATCTGAAAATTATCAGTATACTATTGCTGGTGGTGGTACATCTGCGGCTCAATTCAAAGGAACAGCTTATAAAGCAGCACTTAAATCATACTATGGATTAGTAGGTACAACCCAAGGAAGCAGTGCTACCTCAGAAGCCCTAACACTAGCAATAGCCTGTGAGACAGCAGGACCTAGCCAATCTGTGGCTGATGTCACCACATTCGGTACAACGTGTGCAGCAAATTTCGTCTCTTTGGCTAGATAA